In Schistocerca americana isolate TAMUIC-IGC-003095 unplaced genomic scaffold, iqSchAmer2.1 HiC_scaffold_1225, whole genome shotgun sequence, one genomic interval encodes:
- the LOC124563524 gene encoding seminal vesicle major clotting proteins-like, with the protein MQQRKHMLQRQHMLQRQHTLRSLKHTGKAAQTGKAAYTGKEEHSGKAQTLLNLRGQLNLRGQLNLRGQLNLRRQHSLRGQHSLRGQHSLRGQHSLRGQQSLRGQHGLRGQHGLRGQHGLRGQHSLRGQHSLQGQHSLRGQQGLRGQHSLRGQLYLKGQLNLRGQLNLRGQLNFRGQLNLRGQLNLRGQLNLKGQLNLSGQLNLRGQLNLRGQLHLRGQLNLRGQHNLRGQHNL; encoded by the exons ATGCAGCAAAGGAAGCAcatgctgcaaaggcagcacatgctgcaaaggcagcacacattgAGAAGCCTGAAACACACTGGAAAGGCAGCACAAACTGGAAAAGCAGCATATACTGGAAAGGAAGAACACAGTGGAAAGGCGCAGACATTG ctcaacttgagaggacagctcaacttaagagggcagctcaacttgagagggcagctcaacttgagacgacagcacagcttgcgaggacagcacagcttgcgcggacagcacagcttgcgaggacagcacagcttgcgaggacagcaaagcttgcgaggacagcacggcttgcgaggacagcacggcttgcgaggacagcacggcttgcgaggacagcacagcttgcgaggacagcacagcttgcaaggacagcacagcttgcgaggccagcaaggcttgcgaggacagcacagcttacgaggacagctctacttgaaaggacagctcaacttgagaggacagctcaacttgagaggacagctcaactttagaggacagctcaacttgagaggacagctcaacttgagaggacagctcaacttgaaaggacagctcaacttgagtggacagctcaacttgagaggacagctcaacttgagaggacagctacacttgagaggacagctcaacttgaggggacagcacaacttgagaggacagcacaacttgtga